Proteins found in one Salinimonas lutimaris genomic segment:
- the flhF gene encoding flagellar biosynthesis protein FlhF, translating to MKIRRFFGKDMREALNAVKAELGSDAVIMSNRKVADGIELVAAYDKEPEARLTPKTKAAPAAKPASAGRKATPSLSEIIGDDGPDSLRALLEKQAQARQTDRQPGAEESAAAARQPAPASRQTATQPAYQHHQPDNVLDFDTRPARQAEPQTQFTGQPAFEDQPARPAAGGELDAIKEELASLRNVLQHQVADLMEAKQRRTRPTHSYLMRCLSGMGLSTALAEQLIHYTPRQYNEREAWIYLLNLLANRLNVAGNDILQQTGAVALVGPTGTGKTTTLAKLAARYAQKYGADQVAMITIDTYRIAAFEQLATYGKIIGCTVKKAQSSEELAELLFQLRHKRMVLIDTAGFSQRDSRLIKQLAQFDKGQMQPVKKYLVAQANTQYPALQRIINAYDAVKLDGCIFTKLDECYSLGEVLSVAIEHTLPVSYITDGQQVPEDIKVADAKSLVSAAAKLYKKYGLNHTNNSHLGNSARAV from the coding sequence ATGAAAATCAGACGTTTTTTTGGCAAAGATATGCGTGAGGCGTTAAACGCCGTTAAAGCAGAGCTGGGCAGTGATGCTGTGATTATGTCTAACCGCAAGGTAGCTGATGGCATTGAGCTGGTGGCGGCTTATGATAAAGAACCCGAGGCGCGTCTGACACCAAAAACCAAAGCCGCGCCGGCCGCTAAGCCTGCCAGTGCCGGACGTAAAGCAACCCCTAGCCTCAGTGAAATCATCGGCGATGACGGTCCCGACAGCCTGCGAGCGCTATTGGAAAAACAAGCTCAGGCCCGTCAAACCGACAGGCAGCCAGGTGCCGAAGAGTCTGCCGCTGCTGCTCGCCAGCCGGCGCCAGCTTCTCGTCAAACCGCCACTCAACCTGCTTATCAACATCATCAGCCAGACAATGTGCTGGATTTTGACACCCGGCCGGCGCGCCAGGCCGAACCGCAGACGCAGTTTACCGGTCAGCCCGCGTTTGAGGACCAACCGGCACGCCCTGCGGCGGGTGGTGAACTGGATGCTATTAAAGAAGAGCTGGCCTCATTACGTAATGTATTACAGCATCAGGTAGCCGACCTGATGGAAGCCAAGCAGCGCCGTACCCGTCCGACTCACAGTTATCTGATGCGCTGCCTGTCAGGAATGGGCTTAAGTACAGCCCTGGCCGAACAGCTGATTCACTACACGCCGCGCCAGTATAACGAACGGGAAGCCTGGATATATTTATTAAACCTTTTGGCTAATCGTCTGAACGTTGCTGGCAATGATATTCTTCAGCAGACCGGGGCGGTGGCGCTGGTTGGCCCGACCGGCACGGGTAAAACGACCACGCTGGCCAAGCTGGCAGCCCGTTATGCACAAAAATACGGTGCCGATCAGGTGGCAATGATTACCATTGATACCTACCGAATTGCCGCCTTTGAACAGCTGGCGACCTACGGCAAGATTATTGGCTGTACAGTGAAAAAAGCCCAGTCCAGTGAGGAGCTGGCAGAGCTGCTGTTCCAGCTACGGCATAAACGCATGGTGCTGATTGATACCGCCGGCTTCAGTCAGCGTGACAGTCGCCTAATCAAGCAGTTAGCGCAGTTTGATAAAGGCCAGATGCAACCTGTGAAAAAGTACCTAGTTGCGCAGGCCAATACCCAATATCCGGCATTACAGCGTATTATTAACGCCTATGATGCAGTAAAACTGGACGGTTGTATCTTCACTAAGCTGGATGAGTGCTACAGTTTAGGAGAGGTATTAAGTGTAGCCATCGAACATACCCTGCCTGTGAGTTACATCACAGATGGTCAGCAAGTGCCTGAAGACATTAAAGTTGCGGATGCGAAATCTTTGGTTTCAGCGGCAGCAAAGCTTTATAAAAAGTATGGTTTGAATCATACTAACAACAGTCACTTAGGAAATTCAGCGCGGGCAGTATGA
- a CDS encoding MinD/ParA family protein, which translates to MIEDQASSLRKMNQSRLIKVIAVTGGKGGVGKTNITLNTAIAMAKQGKRVMVLDADLGLANVDVMLGLRVEKNLSHVLSGECTLDEVLVTGPHGIKIAPATSGTQAMTELTPTEHAGLIRAFSELRSQIDVLIVDTAAGISDMVLSFSKASQDIMVVVCDEPTSLTDAYALIKLLNREHGVFRFKIVANMVRDQREGHELFNKLSKVTGRFLDVALELVATVPFDENIRRAVRKQTAIVDAFPGSPAAVAISQLATKAAHWPVPNQPGGHLEFFIEQLVAKKAAGTLP; encoded by the coding sequence ATGATTGAAGATCAAGCGAGTAGCTTACGAAAGATGAATCAGTCAAGATTAATCAAAGTTATCGCCGTTACCGGCGGTAAAGGCGGCGTGGGTAAAACCAATATTACGCTGAACACAGCCATTGCCATGGCAAAACAGGGCAAACGGGTGATGGTACTGGATGCCGACCTGGGTCTGGCCAACGTCGACGTGATGCTGGGATTGCGGGTAGAAAAAAACCTGTCTCATGTACTGAGCGGCGAATGTACGCTGGATGAAGTACTGGTCACCGGTCCGCACGGTATCAAGATAGCACCGGCCACCTCCGGTACCCAGGCTATGACCGAGCTGACGCCGACTGAGCATGCCGGACTTATCCGGGCATTCAGTGAATTACGCTCGCAGATTGATGTACTGATTGTTGATACGGCAGCCGGTATTTCAGACATGGTCCTGAGCTTTTCAAAAGCCTCTCAGGACATCATGGTGGTGGTGTGTGATGAGCCCACCTCACTGACCGATGCGTATGCCCTGATCAAACTGCTGAACCGTGAACACGGCGTGTTTCGCTTTAAAATTGTTGCCAACATGGTCAGGGATCAGCGCGAAGGTCATGAATTATTTAACAAATTATCTAAAGTGACTGGTCGTTTTTTAGATGTTGCTTTAGAGTTAGTAGCAACGGTGCCGTTTGACGAAAATATTCGCCGGGCGGTGAGGAAGCAAACAGCCATCGTCGATGCCTTTCCGGGCTCTCCGGCTGCGGTTGCCATTTCTCAACTGGCAACTAAGGCAGCACACTGGCCGGTTCCTAATCAGCCAGGCGGACACCTTGAATTCTTTATCGAACAGTTGGTGGCAAAAAAAGCAGCGGGTACCTTACCTTGA
- a CDS encoding protein-glutamate methylesterase/protein-glutamine glutaminase — translation MVFKVLIVDDSTFYRRRVREILDEDRELEVVGEARNGQEALTMLTELSPDVVTMDVEMPVMDGISAVKAIMGKRPLPILMFSSLTHQGAQATLDALEAGALDFLPKKFEEIAKDRRQVSSMLRTKVRLLARRGTGMGRAPRPQAPARIMPEMPANAPKHTFFRSSSVLTGQKEASTQPTVSSVSRSGKAYSCLAIGASTGGPVALQKLLAPLPAHFPHPVLLVQHMPGTFTNAFAQRLNNYCRISVKEAENGDELKPGCAYLAPGGKQMTLKRQGTRTLIVISEDNDPKITYKPSVDVTFNSVADVFGGDVLSIILTGMGSDGLQGCQALRRLGGTVWAQDQESCVVYGMPQAITKAGVAQKSISIDNIAGCVITEMNR, via the coding sequence ATGGTTTTTAAAGTTCTCATTGTCGACGACTCGACTTTTTATCGTCGTCGTGTCCGTGAAATTCTTGATGAAGACAGGGAACTGGAAGTTGTTGGCGAGGCGCGCAACGGACAGGAAGCACTGACGATGCTTACCGAGCTGTCACCAGACGTGGTTACGATGGACGTCGAAATGCCTGTCATGGACGGCATTTCTGCGGTCAAAGCGATCATGGGAAAACGGCCATTGCCTATTTTAATGTTTTCGTCCCTGACCCATCAGGGCGCGCAGGCAACACTGGACGCTCTGGAAGCCGGTGCGCTGGATTTTTTACCCAAAAAATTTGAGGAAATTGCCAAGGACCGCCGTCAGGTATCCAGTATGTTACGCACCAAAGTGCGGCTGCTGGCCCGGCGCGGAACCGGTATGGGCCGGGCTCCAAGGCCTCAGGCCCCTGCGCGTATTATGCCGGAGATGCCGGCGAATGCCCCTAAACACACCTTTTTTCGCTCATCCAGTGTATTAACCGGACAAAAAGAAGCCAGTACTCAGCCAACTGTGTCCTCGGTGTCCCGTTCCGGTAAAGCCTACAGCTGTCTGGCTATCGGCGCATCTACCGGTGGACCGGTAGCACTGCAAAAATTACTGGCGCCGTTGCCTGCGCATTTTCCACATCCTGTTTTACTGGTACAGCATATGCCGGGCACCTTTACCAATGCATTTGCCCAGCGACTGAATAACTATTGTCGTATTTCGGTAAAAGAAGCTGAAAATGGTGACGAACTGAAACCCGGTTGTGCGTATCTGGCACCGGGGGGCAAACAAATGACCCTTAAACGTCAGGGCACCCGCACCTTAATTGTTATCAGTGAAGATAATGATCCCAAAATCACTTACAAGCCCAGTGTGGATGTCACCTTTAACAGCGTGGCAGATGTGTTTGGCGGGGATGTGCTCAGTATCATTCTGACCGGAATGGGCTCTGATGGCCTGCAGGGTTGTCAGGCCTTGCGCAGGCTGGGCGGAACAGTCTGGGCGCAGGACCAGGAGTCTTGCGTGGTTTATGGTATGCCGCAGGCTATTACAAAAGCCGGGGTAGCCCAGAAAAGTATCAGTATCGACAATATCGCCGGGTGTGTCATTACTGAGATGAACCGGTAA
- a CDS encoding chemotaxis protein CheW, producing MIYVPEKAVTKRASFAKEDVMQDYLDGLLKEPEDPADVTARTARLLEQAALDIATEEAGAPGPDVVTPAPVTPLPVIAPSLPEQTQFEQINQALQAVEAPPVIPARAHLKDQLEERFQALFFEVAGLTLAVPLITLGGIHKLDKISPLFGKPDWFKGVMLHREQKLNVVDTAIWVMPEKYDQNLAEKLNYQYLIMLSDSLWGLASDKLVNTVTLSKQEVKWREVTGKRPWLAGMVKDKMCALLDVSQLITMLNSGLGSQD from the coding sequence ATGATTTATGTGCCGGAGAAGGCTGTGACCAAGCGCGCATCGTTTGCTAAAGAAGACGTGATGCAGGATTACCTGGACGGGCTGCTTAAAGAGCCAGAGGATCCGGCTGATGTTACCGCCCGCACAGCGCGTTTGCTGGAACAGGCGGCACTGGATATCGCCACTGAGGAGGCCGGAGCGCCTGGGCCTGACGTGGTGACGCCGGCACCGGTGACACCTCTACCGGTGATAGCACCTTCACTGCCTGAGCAAACTCAGTTTGAGCAAATTAATCAGGCACTACAGGCTGTTGAAGCGCCGCCGGTCATACCGGCCAGAGCCCATCTGAAAGATCAGTTGGAAGAGCGCTTTCAGGCCCTGTTTTTTGAAGTCGCCGGACTGACACTGGCAGTGCCGCTGATTACCCTGGGGGGAATTCACAAACTCGATAAAATCAGCCCGCTGTTTGGCAAGCCTGACTGGTTTAAAGGGGTGATGCTGCACCGGGAACAAAAATTAAATGTGGTAGACACTGCAATATGGGTGATGCCAGAAAAATACGATCAAAATCTCGCAGAAAAGCTAAACTATCAGTATCTTATTATGTTAAGTGATAGTTTATGGGGGCTGGCGAGCGACAAGCTGGTCAATACGGTGACGCTGTCTAAACAAGAAGTGAAGTGGCGTGAAGTGACTGGCAAGCGGCCCTGGCTGGCGGGAATGGTTAAAGACAAAATGTGTGCGTTACTCGACGTATCTCAGTTAATTACAATGCTTAATAGCGGCTTGGGTAGCCAAGATTAA
- a CDS encoding chemotaxis protein CheA: MAFEVDEDILQDFLVEAGEILEQLQEQLVDLENNPEDSDLLNAIFRGYHTVKGGAGFLSLTELVEICHGAENVFDVMRNGQRSLTPELMDVILRATDVVVEMFERVKAREPLEAADAELVDLLHKLSTPESPDENIFGEGTVAGHQDVPAGNYDDVAQDIAELVPEAPEVAAVSAPADAGSTDGGIEEISEDEFEALLDELHGTGAPGRPTQPSAAVQQTENKPVAATQAGGDDITDDEFEALLDELHGKGQFGGDSAPAAAPATPAPAAAAGGDEITDDEFEALLDQLHGKGQGPSVGGAPEPAKKPAVQIDTAATQAVQQAKQEQAAAPAPAPTPAPAPSRAAKPAAAPAAKAAPKKDDKKAAAAQPAAETTVRVDTKRLDQIMNMVGELVLVRNRLLSLGINSNDESMSKAIANLDVVTGDLQGAVMKTRMQPIKKVFGRFPRVVRDLARSLKKEITLELEGEETDLDKNLVEALADPLVHLVRNSVDHGIEMPDDRQAAGKPRMGTVKLSASQEGDHILLTIEDDGKGMDPEKLKEIAISRGVLDADAAARMSDVEAFNLIFAPGFSTKTEISDISGRGVGMDVVKTKITQLNGMVNIDSQLGKGTRLEIKVPLTLAILPTLMIIVGKQTFALPLGAVSEIINMDIKKTNTVDGQLTMIVRSKAIPLFFLGEWLVRGHHKIDREKGHVVVMQIGTQQVGFVVDALIGQEEVVIKPLDALLQGTPGMAGATITSDGGIALILDIPSLLKRYARR; encoded by the coding sequence ATGGCATTTGAAGTGGACGAGGATATTTTACAGGACTTTCTGGTCGAGGCCGGAGAGATTCTGGAACAGTTGCAGGAACAGCTGGTGGATTTGGAAAATAATCCCGAAGACAGCGACCTGCTCAATGCAATATTTCGTGGCTACCACACCGTAAAAGGCGGCGCCGGCTTTTTGTCGCTGACAGAGCTGGTGGAAATTTGCCATGGTGCAGAAAACGTATTTGACGTTATGCGAAACGGGCAGCGTTCGCTGACCCCCGAATTAATGGATGTCATATTGCGCGCCACTGACGTGGTAGTGGAAATGTTTGAGCGGGTAAAAGCCCGTGAACCTCTTGAAGCTGCAGATGCTGAGCTGGTTGATTTACTGCATAAACTCAGTACGCCTGAGTCGCCGGACGAAAATATTTTTGGTGAAGGCACTGTGGCCGGTCATCAGGATGTGCCCGCCGGTAATTATGACGACGTTGCCCAGGACATTGCCGAACTGGTTCCCGAAGCACCGGAAGTGGCTGCTGTTAGTGCGCCAGCTGATGCAGGTAGCACTGATGGAGGAATTGAAGAAATCAGTGAAGATGAGTTCGAGGCTTTGCTGGATGAACTGCATGGCACCGGCGCGCCAGGTCGTCCAACCCAGCCATCTGCAGCGGTTCAGCAAACCGAAAATAAACCGGTAGCTGCGACGCAGGCGGGTGGTGACGATATTACGGATGATGAATTTGAAGCGCTGCTGGATGAGCTGCACGGTAAGGGACAGTTTGGCGGCGACAGCGCCCCGGCTGCTGCGCCAGCAACGCCAGCACCGGCGGCCGCAGCCGGTGGTGATGAAATCACCGACGATGAATTTGAAGCCTTGCTGGATCAGTTACACGGCAAAGGCCAGGGCCCATCAGTGGGTGGCGCACCCGAGCCGGCCAAAAAGCCAGCGGTTCAGATAGATACTGCCGCCACCCAGGCGGTTCAGCAGGCTAAACAGGAACAGGCGGCAGCACCAGCTCCCGCGCCAACACCTGCTCCGGCACCCAGTCGAGCGGCTAAACCGGCCGCTGCACCGGCAGCCAAGGCCGCGCCGAAAAAAGACGACAAAAAAGCAGCAGCGGCTCAGCCAGCTGCAGAAACTACTGTCAGGGTTGATACCAAGCGGCTTGATCAGATCATGAATATGGTCGGCGAGCTGGTACTGGTGCGTAATCGCTTATTGAGTTTGGGCATCAACAGTAATGATGAGTCCATGTCCAAAGCGATTGCGAATCTGGATGTGGTGACCGGCGATTTGCAGGGTGCGGTGATGAAAACCCGCATGCAGCCAATCAAGAAGGTGTTTGGCCGTTTCCCCCGGGTTGTTCGTGACCTGGCCCGCAGCCTGAAAAAAGAAATTACTCTGGAGCTGGAAGGCGAAGAGACCGATCTGGATAAAAACCTGGTAGAAGCCCTGGCTGATCCATTGGTGCATCTGGTCAGAAATTCTGTCGACCACGGTATCGAGATGCCAGATGATCGTCAGGCGGCCGGCAAGCCCAGAATGGGAACAGTGAAACTGTCAGCCTCCCAGGAAGGCGATCATATTCTTTTGACCATCGAAGATGATGGTAAAGGGATGGATCCGGAAAAGCTCAAGGAAATTGCTATCAGCCGTGGCGTACTGGATGCAGATGCAGCCGCCCGTATGTCAGATGTTGAAGCCTTTAACCTGATTTTCGCCCCGGGCTTTTCGACCAAAACTGAAATCAGTGATATTTCCGGTCGTGGCGTAGGCATGGATGTGGTGAAAACAAAAATCACCCAGCTCAATGGTATGGTCAATATTGACTCACAGCTGGGCAAAGGCACCCGCCTTGAGATAAAAGTGCCGCTGACACTGGCGATTCTGCCTACCCTGATGATTATTGTGGGCAAGCAAACCTTTGCTTTACCGCTTGGCGCGGTCAGCGAAATTATCAATATGGACATTAAAAAGACCAACACAGTTGATGGCCAGCTGACGATGATTGTTCGCTCCAAAGCTATCCCGCTGTTCTTTCTGGGTGAATGGCTGGTTCGTGGTCATCATAAAATTGACCGTGAAAAAGGTCATGTGGTGGTGATGCAAATCGGTACTCAGCAAGTTGGCTTTGTGGTGGATGCGCTGATTGGTCAGGAAGAAGTTGTTATTAAACCGCTTGATGCCTTGTTACAGGGAACGCCGGGTATGGCCGGAGCAACTATTACCTCTGACGGGGGCATTGCGTTGATTCTGGATATTCCAAGCTTGTTAAAACGTTACGCGCGTCGCTGA
- a CDS encoding RNA polymerase sigma factor FliA gives MNSKAAAYQQQSNKALLVERHAPLVKRIAHHLMARLPASVLVDDLIQAGMIGLLEAAKNFDGSKGASFETFAGIRIRGAMLDEIRKGDWTPRSVHKNSRAITEAINLVERETGRDARDFEIAEKMGVSLDSYHQMLNEVNAGKLVGIEDLGVSEDVITTESNQGNDTPLDDLMQGAFQKSLAQAITTLPEREAIVLSLYYDEELNLREIGEVLEVSESRVSQIHSQAMLKLKAKMQSWRADN, from the coding sequence TTGAACAGCAAAGCGGCTGCCTACCAACAGCAATCCAATAAAGCGTTATTGGTGGAGCGCCATGCACCACTGGTTAAACGCATTGCCCATCACTTGATGGCGCGTCTGCCGGCCAGTGTGCTGGTCGATGACCTGATTCAGGCAGGCATGATTGGACTGCTGGAGGCGGCAAAGAACTTTGATGGCTCAAAAGGGGCGAGCTTTGAAACCTTTGCGGGGATTCGAATTCGCGGCGCTATGCTTGACGAAATACGCAAAGGTGACTGGACGCCCCGGTCGGTGCATAAAAACAGCCGGGCCATTACCGAAGCCATTAATCTGGTGGAGCGGGAAACCGGGCGGGATGCGCGGGATTTTGAAATCGCAGAGAAGATGGGTGTTAGTCTGGATAGCTACCATCAGATGCTGAACGAAGTAAATGCCGGCAAACTGGTTGGTATCGAAGATTTAGGGGTGTCAGAGGATGTGATTACCACCGAGAGTAATCAGGGTAACGACACGCCGCTGGACGACCTGATGCAGGGGGCTTTTCAAAAGTCTCTGGCTCAGGCAATTACGACATTACCCGAACGTGAGGCAATTGTGCTTTCACTGTACTATGATGAAGAACTGAACCTGCGAGAAATTGGTGAAGTGCTAGAAGTCAGTGAGTCTCGCGTTAGTCAGATACACAGTCAGGCCATGCTGAAATTAAAAGCTAAAATGCAGTCGTGGCGGGCCGATAACTAA
- a CDS encoding protein phosphatase CheZ, whose amino-acid sequence MSTNVNVPISLEEAKQLVTYLEQGDNAAARALLEAVSMKQSEELFAEVGKLTRQLHDSLNNFQLDERIAGLVKDDMPDAQARLAYVIEETEKAANTTMDAVEASMPIAESLAQRIDTITPEWKKLMSRQIELGEFKALCMDLDKLLTDASAESEKLTSLLTEVLMAQGYQDLTGQVIRRVIELVKEVEDSLVNMLTMFGETESDTAPVTKKPEVSGVEAEGPILNAGDRDDVVKGQDDVDDLLSSLGF is encoded by the coding sequence ATGTCGACGAATGTCAATGTTCCTATCTCACTTGAAGAAGCCAAGCAGCTAGTAACCTACCTGGAGCAGGGCGATAACGCCGCTGCCCGGGCATTACTTGAAGCCGTTTCTATGAAACAGTCTGAAGAGTTATTTGCCGAAGTAGGTAAGCTGACCCGGCAGCTTCATGACTCCCTCAATAATTTTCAGCTGGATGAGCGTATTGCTGGCCTGGTCAAAGATGATATGCCAGACGCGCAGGCCCGCCTTGCTTACGTTATTGAAGAAACCGAAAAAGCCGCGAATACGACAATGGACGCTGTTGAAGCCAGCATGCCGATTGCCGAATCACTGGCACAACGTATCGATACCATCACCCCTGAGTGGAAAAAGCTAATGAGTCGCCAGATTGAACTGGGCGAATTCAAAGCGCTGTGTATGGATTTAGATAAACTGCTTACCGATGCTTCTGCCGAATCAGAGAAGCTGACCAGTTTGCTCACTGAAGTGCTTATGGCACAAGGTTATCAGGATTTGACCGGGCAGGTGATTCGCCGGGTTATTGAGCTGGTGAAGGAAGTGGAAGACAGCCTGGTCAATATGCTGACCATGTTTGGTGAAACAGAAAGCGATACCGCGCCTGTGACGAAGAAACCGGAAGTCAGTGGCGTAGAGGCAGAAGGGCCGATTCTGAATGCCGGGGATCGGGACGACGTAGTAAAAGGTCAGGACGATGTAGACGACCTTTTGTCAAGCTTAGGGTTTTAG
- the cheY gene encoding chemotaxis response regulator CheY: MDKSMKILVVDDFSTMRRIIKNLLKDLGFSNIQEADDGSTALPMLQQGDFDFVVTDWNMPGMQGIDLLRAIRADDKLKHLPVLMVTAEAKKEQIVAAAQAGVNGYVVKPFTAATLKEKLDKIFERLG, encoded by the coding sequence TTGGACAAGAGTATGAAAATTCTCGTGGTAGACGATTTTTCTACGATGAGACGAATCATAAAGAACCTGCTTAAGGACTTGGGGTTTTCCAATATCCAGGAAGCCGACGACGGAAGCACTGCACTGCCTATGTTACAACAGGGCGATTTTGATTTTGTGGTGACCGACTGGAACATGCCAGGTATGCAGGGCATCGACTTGCTGCGCGCTATTCGTGCAGACGACAAACTTAAACATCTTCCGGTACTGATGGTAACCGCCGAAGCGAAGAAAGAACAAATTGTGGCAGCTGCCCAGGCCGGCGTGAACGGCTATGTGGTAAAACCCTTCACCGCTGCTACGCTAAAAGAAAAATTAGATAAAATCTTCGAACGTTTAGGTTAA
- a CDS encoding ParA family protein, translating to MKIWTVANQKGGVGKTTTTVTLGGLLAQQQHRVLLVDTDPHASLSYYFGIDAEEQSASVYDIFVNKSPLTADNVMDCLCPTKLDNLFVLPASMALATLDRQMGSEPGMGLKLKKALAAIAGEFDYVLLDCPPVLGVLMVNALAACHKVIIPVQTEFLALKGLDRMVHTLTIMGRSLEKSFDTLIVPTMFDRRTRAANQAQAKLNEEHGEQVWADVIPVDTRFRDASLTHLPASVVFPKTRGVLAYSRLLNDLCAGEGCDQARIVC from the coding sequence GTGAAGATTTGGACAGTAGCCAATCAGAAAGGGGGCGTAGGGAAAACCACCACTACGGTGACCCTGGGCGGGCTGCTGGCACAACAACAGCACCGGGTGCTGTTGGTCGATACCGATCCGCACGCATCACTGAGCTATTACTTTGGTATTGATGCCGAAGAGCAGTCAGCGTCGGTGTACGATATTTTTGTTAATAAATCGCCACTTACCGCCGATAATGTTATGGATTGTCTGTGTCCGACCAAGCTGGATAACCTGTTTGTTCTGCCAGCGAGTATGGCGCTGGCCACGCTGGATCGGCAAATGGGCAGTGAACCGGGGATGGGCCTGAAACTGAAAAAAGCCCTGGCGGCGATTGCCGGTGAGTTTGACTATGTGCTGCTGGATTGCCCGCCGGTACTCGGGGTCTTGATGGTCAATGCGCTGGCTGCCTGTCATAAGGTCATTATTCCGGTCCAGACCGAGTTTCTGGCCTTGAAAGGGCTTGATCGGATGGTGCATACCTTAACCATCATGGGCCGGTCGCTGGAGAAGTCCTTTGATACGCTGATTGTGCCCACCATGTTTGACCGGCGCACCCGGGCGGCTAATCAGGCGCAGGCAAAGCTGAATGAAGAACACGGTGAACAGGTGTGGGCAGATGTGATTCCGGTGGATACCCGTTTCAGGGACGCCAGCCTGACGCACCTGCCTGCCTCTGTGGTATTTCCAAAAACTCGCGGGGTACTGGCGTATTCCCGCTTACTGAATGATTTATGTGCCGGAGAAGGCTGTGACCAAGCGCGCATCGTTTGCTAA